The sequence below is a genomic window from Synechococcus sp. PCC 7335.
CACAAATATTGCCATAAAATTACTGTCGCAGACTACCTGCAAGCGGCAGAGTCAAGCTCTTGTGCATACGAGTGCAAGCACGATAGGCACTGAGGACTTCACGTTTCTACAGCTTGAACTTCACTAGGTTGAACAATATGGGGGTAAGCCAACGGAATTGGCAGATAGTCTGAGGCTTTGCGGGTATGACCATTCATATCTGAATTTGGTCATACCTGCAAAGCCTACTCTTATCATTACTTGATCTTCGTTACTCAACCTTAGAATACAAACTCGGCGACAATCGCAACGTCGCTGATTCCTAAACCTGAATCTGAAAGCGTTGCAAACTGTCCTCCTTTTCCTAAACCAGCGGCTGCTCCATTTTCATTGAAGAACAGGTTGCCAGTTTTTCGACTGTAAGTAATCAAACCACTGCTTGTACTGGCGGCTTGGTCATTGGCGACGATCGCAATATCTGAGGCTGTGATGTTACCGAAAGTTGCCTGATCAAGAATGATGCGATCGCCCTCGGCTCCATCAAAGTCCGTTATCACATCAATTCCAAAGTCCTTAGTCTTAAAGCGTCTACCAGAGCTAAAGACAAATGCATCACCGCCAGAGCCTCCAGTGAGAATATCGTCGCCGCGACCGCCAGCAATGATATCCCTATCATCACCGCCATCTAGGTTGTCGTTGGCGCGGCCACCGAGCAACAGATCACGGCCTTCATCTCCACTAGCGTTGATAGTAGTGCGAGCATGTCTACCATCGAGGACATCGCTACCAAACCCACCAGAGAACTGAACAAGCTGAACATCGGTATTTGATAGATTGCTAATTTCGAGGCTATCGTTACCGCCTTCGCCCTGAACAACTATAATCTCCGAGGTGTCAATCCTCAGCCTAAAAGGCACTAGATTCAGGCGATCAAAAATAGCTTTGTTGCCTTGCTGTCTAAGCGTAAACTGATCGCCTTGGTCCAGCGCCCCTTGAACAGCAACAATATCTACACCTTCGCCACCGCTCATAACATCGCTACCGTCACCATTGGCCCAAACCATGATGTCATTGCCACTTCCACCTCGCATGATGTCGGTACCCCTTCTACCTCGCAGGAAGTCGTCACCCCGGCCTCCTTTGAGCAGATCATCATTGCTGCCACTAGCAAGGAAATCATTTCCATCGCCACCATATGCTTTAATCTCCGTATCGGTATCGGGCGCATCTAATGAGTCGTTACCATCACCCCCAGAGAAAACTACCTTTCTAACGGCCGTGTGGGACAGATCGCCTACCACCAAGCTATCGTCACCGCCCTTACCGTCAATATTGAAGACTTCCGAATTTTCAACAGTGAGATTAAAAGACACAAGGTTGAGCCGATCGAAAATAGCTTGGGAACCACTCTGTTGCAAAGTGAATTCGTCGCCCTGTTCTTGGGAGCCATTGACATTGACAGTGTCGTAGCCATTGCCGCCATCCATGATGTCGCTGCCGTCACCGTCGTCCCATTCCATGATGTCGTTGCCGCTACCGGCAAACATGAAGTCGGTGCCTCGATTGCCTTCTAAAAAGTCATTGCCATTGCCCCCAAATAGAACATCAATGCCGTCACCGCCCTGAATGTCGTCATTGCCACCTAGTCCGTTAATGACATCGTTACCACCTAGACCCTCGATATTGTCTTTGTTCTTCGTTCCAGCAAGAAAGTCGTTGTTTTCAGTACCCTCGATATTTGCCATGTTGGCTCCTTATTATCATGAATTGCGAAACTCTGTAGGAGCGTTCAGCTAATAGCTTTTTGCTCACAAAGAGATATTGCTAAACAATCGAGAAGAACTTGAGAACAAAATGAAACAGGATAGAACACATATGTTGTAGCTAAAGGGCTCGCTAGTAGACATAGCGGCTTAGTTAGTTTTGTTGTAGTCTTTTGGCGGAAGTTGGAAGGTAGCGAGAGACAGCGTCTATTGAATTTATTTTAGATAGAGGATATCAACAAAGAAAATTCTGATAGCAAGCACAGGTCACTAAACAAGATCGATAAACTGACGGTGCGACAGAATTGCTTCTTGGTATAGTGCTGCCGCAGCAAGAAAGCTGTCTCTGTGTGATCATGTAGACAGAGATCGTGTAGACAGCGACAAGAGCCAAAGGGGGTCCAGTGTGGCCAGAGCGTGTCTTACGGCTAAGAGAGATGTTAGGTAGCACCAAAGAGCAGTGAACAAACCAGAAAGCGCTGAACAAAAAATAGGTCAAGCAAAGGTTTGACCTTAGCGACTCGCAGAGGCAGCAAATAATTCCATCCCGGCCTACATGTGGCTCATTCCCACCTGCTTAAACCGCTGCTGAATGAGCCACATGTAGGCACTCTCCACCACCCCAGGGCCAATCGGTAGTCCTAGTTTCTTGAACTGCCAATCCACTTAAGCCCCATCGGTGACGCGTGTGGAGTTACCGTCTTTCTGGGCCTCGGCAGATTGCTGGAGATAGACAGCAGCATGATAAAAGCGAAGAACGCCGCCCGCTAGCTGTGGAAAACGAACAAAGAACAGTCGCCAGTCACCTGCTTCATCGTTGAGCCAAACCACCTGAAGCTAGTTTCAATGCGCCCAAGTGACAGATAAATGAGTCACTAAGCCAAGGATAGTAGGCAAAAATGAAGAAAGACGGCCTGCGTCAACAGGCCGCTGTAGTTGTAAACAAATAGAATGATAGCAAATTGGCTTTATTAGTACAGCTTTATTTATGTCCGTACGTTGGCTTTGTATTCGACGGTATCAAAAATGCATTGATAGTGGCATTAGCTACAGGCCGTTTGGTAAGCGACGTAGGTAACGTTAACCGCAAAAGCATAGGTAGGTCTGAATTGCTAGTACGAGCAAATCCAAAATAAGGTTGGGCTATTGACAGTGATCGCACACTCCGTGCACCGTTACTTCATAGCTCTCCATCCTCAGACCGTTCCGTAGCTGAGCTGTGTCCATCTGCTGAAACTGCTCCCAGGGAACATCTTCAATGCTACCGCAGTGTTTGCACCGAAAGTGATGGTGTAGTCCTACGTTGGCATCGTACCGACACACTCCCTCCTCTAGCAGTACGTCACGTATCAAGCCAACATCTCGCAGCGCCTGCAGCGAACTGTATATAGTTGCCTGAGAAGAGGTTGGACCATTCTGGTTCAAATCTTTCAATAGCTGCTCTGCCGTCGGATGGTCTTGGCGACCAAGTAAATTA
It includes:
- a CDS encoding calcium-binding protein, yielding MANIEGTENNDFLAGTKNKDNIEGLGGNDVINGLGGNDDIQGGDGIDVLFGGNGNDFLEGNRGTDFMFAGSGNDIMEWDDGDGSDIMDGGNGYDTVNVNGSQEQGDEFTLQQSGSQAIFDRLNLVSFNLTVENSEVFNIDGKGGDDSLVVGDLSHTAVRKVVFSGGDGNDSLDAPDTDTEIKAYGGDGNDFLASGSNDDLLKGGRGDDFLRGRRGTDIMRGGSGNDIMVWANGDGSDVMSGGEGVDIVAVQGALDQGDQFTLRQQGNKAIFDRLNLVPFRLRIDTSEIIVVQGEGGNDSLEISNLSNTDVQLVQFSGGFGSDVLDGRHARTTINASGDEGRDLLLGGRANDNLDGGDDRDIIAGGRGDDILTGGSGGDAFVFSSGRRFKTKDFGIDVITDFDGAEGDRIILDQATFGNITASDIAIVANDQAASTSSGLITYSRKTGNLFFNENGAAAGLGKGGQFATLSDSGLGISDVAIVAEFVF
- a CDS encoding Fur family transcriptional regulator, with protein sequence MSQQADEIVQTLKSKRLRVTPQRFAVYANLLGRQDHPTAEQLLKDLNQNGPTSSQATIYSSLQALRDVGLIRDVLLEEGVCRYDANVGLHHHFRCKHCGSIEDVPWEQFQQMDTAQLRNGLRMESYEVTVHGVCDHCQ